Within the Bradyrhizobium ottawaense genome, the region TCGGCTTCGTCGAGCACCAGAAACTCGACAGAACCGAGCTTCAGGCCGTTGCTCTGCACGAGGTCGAGCAGGCGGCCGGGCGTGGCCACCAGGACGTCGACGCCCTGCATCAGCGAGCGGACCTGACGGCCCATCGGCACGCCGCCGATCGCCAGCGTCGAGCTCAGTCGGATGTGGCGGCCATAGGCGTTGAAGCTGTCGAGGATCTGGCTCGACAATTCGCGGGTCGGGCTCAGCACCAGGACGCGGCAGGTCTTGGGCTGTGGCTTGATGCGGTTTTCCAGCAGGCGGTGCAGGATCGGCAGTGCGAAGGCCGCGGTCTTGCCGGTGCCGGTCTGGGCGATGCCGACGACGTCACGGCCGGTAAGTGCGATCGGGATGGTCTGGGCCTGGATGGGTGTGGGCGTCTCGTAATTTTCTTCCTTGAGCGCACGCGAAATGGGATCGGCGAGGCCGAATTCCTGAAAGGAGGTCAAAAGCGGGGGTTCTTTCCATTAAAAAAGCAGCGCCCGGCGGATTTTCGGCCAGGTGCACGAGGGGTGTCTGAGACACCCGCGTGTTTGGGGCGTCGGTTTTGGTCGCTGAAGGGGCAAGCCAGAAACCGTCGGACGGGATCAGAACACGCGGCTCGCAAGGACCTGATGATTCTCTAGGTCACGTACCTCATATGGAACACGAACGCGGCGCTTTCAAGGTAAAACCTGCCAGATCGGCCGACGCAGTTAAGAAATGGGTCGAAATTCACGGGTTCCATTCCCCGGTCCGCTGCCGGCGTGCCTCGGAAGAGGAAATATCGTGCCGGAATTTTAGTCAGATCGCATCAGCTGCACAAAATATAGATAGTTTGCCGCCAAAGCATACATTTTTTTGGCCCGAATATTAGGCGGAAAATCTCGGCGATTTTGCGATGTTGAGCAATTTTGAAAGATAAATCATTGGCTTAAGAGGCTTTACCTCCGTGGCATGGTTCTTGCGATTCCATTAACGCAGGCGGCCGTTGGGGCCGTTTCGCAGCGTTTTACGCCTGCGTCAGGGAGATGACATTTCATGCTTACACAGCTTACCCACGATATAGCGAAGATGAGCCGCCGCCGCTGGCTCGCGGCGACCGCCGGCCTGGTTTTGGGTCTGGCCACATTCACCCATGCGAAAGCCGCCGACGACACCATCAAGGTCGGCGTCCTGCACTCGCTTTCCGGCACCATGGCCATCAGCGAAACCACGCTGAAGGACACCATCCTCTTCCTGATCGACGAGCAGAACAAGAAGGGCGGCGTACTCGGCAAGAAGCTCGAGGCCGTCGTGGTCGATCCCGCTTCGAACTGGCCGCTGTTTGCCGAAAAGGCCCGCGAGTTGATCACCAAGGACAAGGTCGCCGTTGTGTTCGGCTGCTGGACTTCGGTGTCGCGCAAGTCCGTGCTCCCGGTGTTCAAGGAGCTGAACAGCATCCTGTTCTACCCCGTGCAGTACGAGGGTGAAGAGAGCGAGCGCAACGTGTTCTACACCGGAGCGGCGCCGAACCAGCAGGCGATCCCCGCGGTCGACTACCTGATGAAGGACGAAAAGGTGAAGCGCTGGGTGCTGGCCGGCACCGACTACGTCTATCCGCGCACCACCAACAAGATTCTCGAAGCCTACTTGAAGTCGAAGGGCGTCAAGCAGGAAGACATCATGATCAACTACACGCCGTTCGGTCACAGTGACTGGCAGACGATCGTGGCCGACATCAAGAAGTTCGGCTCGGCCGGCAAGAAGACCGCCGTGGTCTCCACCATCAACGGCGACGCCAACGTTCCCTTCTACAAGGAACTCGGCAACCAGGGCATCAAGGCGACCGATATTCCGGTTGTCGCGTTCTCGGTCGGCGAAGAAGAGCTCGCCGGCATCGACACCAAGCCGCTGCTCGGCCATCTCGCCGCGTGGAACTACTTCGAGTCGATCAAGACGCCCGAGAACGAGAAGTTCATCAAGGCGTGGCAGACCTACACCAAGAACCCGAAGCGCGTGACCAACGATCCGATGGAAGCGCACGTCATCGGCTTCGACATGTGGGTCAAGGCGGTCGAGAAGGTGAAGTCGACCGACGCCGACAAGGTGATCGACGCGCTGCCCGGCATCGAAGCCAAGAACCTGACCGGCGGCACCTCGAAGATGCTGCCGAACCATCACATCACCAAGCCGGTGTTCATTGGCGAAATCAAAG harbors:
- the urtA gene encoding urea ABC transporter substrate-binding protein; amino-acid sequence: MLTQLTHDIAKMSRRRWLAATAGLVLGLATFTHAKAADDTIKVGVLHSLSGTMAISETTLKDTILFLIDEQNKKGGVLGKKLEAVVVDPASNWPLFAEKARELITKDKVAVVFGCWTSVSRKSVLPVFKELNSILFYPVQYEGEESERNVFYTGAAPNQQAIPAVDYLMKDEKVKRWVLAGTDYVYPRTTNKILEAYLKSKGVKQEDIMINYTPFGHSDWQTIVADIKKFGSAGKKTAVVSTINGDANVPFYKELGNQGIKATDIPVVAFSVGEEELAGIDTKPLLGHLAAWNYFESIKTPENEKFIKAWQTYTKNPKRVTNDPMEAHVIGFDMWVKAVEKVKSTDADKVIDALPGIEAKNLTGGTSKMLPNHHITKPVFIGEIKGNGQFDVVWKTPGLVAGDAWSKELDGSKDLIGDWVGKKCGNYNTKTNKCGGQGS